The following coding sequences lie in one Myxococcales bacterium genomic window:
- a CDS encoding Stp1/IreP family PP2C-type Ser/Thr phosphatase, which translates to MRVIAAGLTDTGRQREYNEDSFLMREQDALYVVADGMGGHRAGNVASKLATDTIAAFFENMGVDDSTWPFNYETHLSPEENRLLTSIRMANKKIFDASCVDRNLYGMGTTVVGALFSENRQQLYVAHVGDSRAYRIRNGEISLLTKDHSLVNDYLVIMPHLTKEQQDELPKNVITRALGMQEIVMVDLHTENPEVGDRYILCSDGLSGMIANQSICDIVTQSKEDMTEAVSTLVEAANANGGDDNITVIALSLTA; encoded by the coding sequence ATGCGCGTGATCGCAGCAGGCCTGACGGATACGGGGCGTCAACGTGAATATAACGAAGACAGTTTCCTGATGAGGGAACAAGATGCGCTCTACGTTGTAGCGGATGGCATGGGAGGGCATCGGGCAGGGAATGTTGCGAGCAAGCTAGCCACAGACACGATAGCCGCGTTTTTTGAGAACATGGGAGTGGACGACTCGACGTGGCCTTTCAACTACGAAACCCATCTGTCGCCAGAGGAAAATCGTCTTTTGACCAGCATTCGCATGGCTAACAAAAAGATTTTCGACGCCTCGTGCGTGGATCGCAACTTGTATGGCATGGGTACGACAGTCGTAGGCGCGCTTTTTTCGGAGAATCGCCAGCAACTGTATGTCGCACATGTGGGCGACAGTCGCGCTTATCGCATACGCAATGGTGAGATCTCATTACTTACGAAAGATCATTCGCTGGTCAACGACTACTTGGTGATCATGCCGCATCTCACTAAAGAACAGCAAGATGAGTTGCCGAAGAACGTCATTACACGTGCACTCGGCATGCAAGAAATAGTAATGGTTGATTTGCACACGGAGAATCCCGAAGTGGGCGATCGGTATATTCTATGCTCCGACGGCTTGAGTGGGATGATTGCCAATCAAAGCATCTGTGACATAGTTACACAGTCTAAAGAGGATATGACAGAAGCGGTTTCCACATTGGTGGAAGCCGCAAATGCCAACGGCGGCGATGACAACATTACCGTCATCGCCCTGTCCCTGACGGCATAA
- a CDS encoding ABC transporter permease: MIVYLLKRVARALMTVLGVITLVFLLVRLIPGDPVEAILGEDAAPEDRIAMRSALLLDRPLLEQYTGFLGSVADGTLGHSFRSRSTAVSVLIVEVIPPTGYLAFSALLLAWMIAIPLGIFAASRHKTIYDRTTSILAIMGLAIPNIWLGPLLILLFGVTLRWLPLPGDYDDQISSLILPSLTVGTALAASLFRHTRSMMLEVLGRQYILAAKARGLPVVRVWFKHALRNALLPIMTIAAAQLGALLSGTVIAEKIFERPGLGTLFLEAFFARDIPVIQGCVLVVAFIYVFMNLAVDLLYGYIDPRVRLS; this comes from the coding sequence TTGATAGTCTACCTCCTCAAACGCGTGGCGCGCGCGCTTATGACCGTACTCGGCGTCATCACTTTAGTGTTCTTGTTGGTACGCTTGATTCCCGGCGATCCCGTAGAAGCAATTCTGGGCGAGGATGCTGCGCCAGAAGATCGCATCGCTATGAGGAGCGCCCTCTTGCTCGATCGGCCTCTTTTGGAACAGTACACGGGGTTTTTGGGATCTGTGGCCGATGGGACGCTAGGACACTCTTTTCGGAGTCGCTCCACAGCTGTTTCGGTGTTAATCGTCGAGGTCATCCCGCCTACCGGCTATCTGGCATTTAGCGCCCTATTGCTTGCCTGGATGATTGCCATTCCGTTGGGCATCTTCGCAGCAAGTCGCCACAAGACCATCTATGATCGCACGACATCCATCCTCGCCATCATGGGCCTTGCGATACCCAACATATGGCTTGGTCCACTGCTTATCCTTCTTTTTGGCGTCACCCTAAGATGGCTGCCCTTACCCGGAGACTATGATGATCAGATCAGTTCACTCATTCTGCCGAGTCTCACGGTGGGAACGGCATTGGCCGCCTCGCTGTTCCGCCATACCCGCTCCATGATGCTCGAGGTGCTCGGACGGCAATACATCCTTGCAGCTAAAGCGCGCGGGCTGCCCGTGGTGCGCGTGTGGTTTAAGCATGCCCTCAGAAACGCACTATTGCCCATCATGACCATCGCCGCGGCTCAGCTGGGTGCCTTGCTATCGGGAACCGTCATCGCAGAAAAAATTTTCGAGCGGCCGGGGCTTGGCACGCTTTTTCTCGAAGCTTTTTTTGCCCGAGATATTCCGGTGATTCAGGGCTGCGTGCTGGTGGTAGCGTTCATATATGTGTTCATGAACCTCGCCGTCGATTTGCTGTACGGTTACATCGACCCACGTGTGAGACTGTCATGA
- a CDS encoding ABC transporter permease, translating into MTGLVIVIVFFVVAIVGPSLAPYSPEHIDLRAEFAPASFRHWLGTTENGVDVLSALLHGARLAAVVSVCVVALSLVIGTLLGITAGYLGRRADHIVSALADLVQAFPAIILNIGIIALVSRAGLVHLIVALVITGWVLYTRLARAEALSLRERDFIIAARALGATGPRIVVRHLLPNLVPPLLIQATTGMGGAILAESTLSFLGLGPGKSTSWGALLDQGSAVLLRFPHVALAAGSVIAITVLGFNLTGDFLRDYLDPQRG; encoded by the coding sequence ATGACGGGCCTTGTGATCGTCATCGTATTTTTTGTCGTCGCCATAGTGGGACCTTCTCTCGCCCCTTATTCGCCAGAACACATTGATCTCCGTGCAGAATTTGCCCCCGCTTCGTTCCGTCACTGGCTTGGCACGACAGAGAATGGCGTCGATGTTCTAAGCGCATTGCTTCACGGTGCCCGATTGGCTGCCGTGGTCTCGGTCTGTGTCGTCGCTCTAAGTCTTGTCATCGGCACTTTGTTGGGCATCACAGCAGGATACTTGGGAAGGAGAGCCGACCACATCGTCTCTGCTCTCGCCGATCTCGTTCAAGCGTTTCCCGCCATTATTTTAAATATTGGCATCATTGCATTGGTTTCACGCGCCGGACTTGTGCATCTCATCGTCGCCTTGGTAATCACTGGGTGGGTTCTCTATACGCGGCTTGCACGCGCAGAAGCCCTCTCCCTTAGAGAACGGGATTTTATCATCGCCGCACGGGCGCTCGGAGCGACAGGGCCTAGAATTGTAGTGCGTCATCTACTGCCGAACCTTGTTCCGCCTCTGCTCATTCAAGCCACGACCGGTATGGGAGGCGCCATACTGGCCGAGTCCACTCTATCTTTTCTCGGTCTCGGGCCTGGCAAGAGCACATCCTGGGGAGCATTACTCGACCAAGGCAGCGCGGTGCTACTACGGTTTCCCCATGTGGCTTTGGCGGCAGGCAGCGTCATCGCCATCACCGTGCTGGGCTTCAATCTCACGGGGGATTTTTTGCGCGACTATCTCGATCCTCAGCGAGGCTAA
- a CDS encoding amino acid permease, with protein sequence MHGSTSKLGFNATWSMAVGGMVGGGIFSTLGIVVAIAGPLAWASFTVAGVIALAAGYSYVKLAAHYGEGGGAFTFLREIHAEGFAGSLSWILIVGYVLTNAVYAFTFGQYLGYVVGLGPWFARAAAVAVMVAFIGLNLRGVGEAGGVEIFLVWFKLVVLVGLAGWGLAQWSPSMLSKGVPGTGVGGTLFGAASVFMAYEGFQLLTYDYEDIERPSRTLPRAILSAIVLVMCVYALVAIGTVMLIGADQVVKQQEVALAIAGRKAMGTFGLVTVTIAAAFSTGSAINSTLFATARLARTVAQAKELPKVLAHCNNAGIPNRAVIALGTAAASLAAIGTLQSLVGAASLAFLFTFAVVCGLAFQQHAGTRWVTGSGALASAAATVALIVQLVETDPAALVFLIGLALVTIFGRPVILRHLPGT encoded by the coding sequence ATGCACGGCTCTACATCGAAACTCGGATTCAATGCTACCTGGTCGATGGCTGTCGGGGGCATGGTAGGCGGCGGCATTTTTTCGACGCTGGGCATTGTGGTTGCCATAGCCGGACCTTTGGCTTGGGCAAGCTTCACCGTTGCTGGCGTGATTGCCCTTGCTGCCGGGTACAGCTACGTGAAACTCGCGGCGCATTACGGAGAAGGCGGCGGGGCCTTCACCTTTCTCCGTGAAATCCACGCAGAGGGTTTTGCTGGGAGCCTGTCGTGGATTTTGATTGTCGGATACGTACTTACCAATGCGGTCTATGCGTTTACTTTCGGTCAATATCTGGGATATGTCGTCGGCCTCGGTCCCTGGTTCGCCCGGGCGGCGGCGGTGGCTGTGATGGTGGCCTTTATCGGATTAAATCTCAGGGGCGTCGGCGAGGCGGGCGGCGTCGAGATCTTTCTTGTGTGGTTCAAGCTCGTGGTGCTTGTGGGGCTCGCGGGGTGGGGCTTGGCCCAGTGGTCGCCGAGCATGCTGTCTAAGGGCGTACCCGGGACGGGAGTAGGGGGCACACTTTTCGGGGCAGCCTCTGTATTCATGGCGTATGAGGGCTTTCAGTTACTAACCTACGATTATGAGGACATTGAGCGGCCAAGCCGCACCCTCCCCCGCGCCATCTTATCCGCCATTGTGCTGGTCATGTGCGTATATGCGCTCGTGGCGATAGGGACCGTCATGCTAATCGGCGCGGACCAGGTGGTCAAACAGCAAGAAGTCGCACTGGCCATCGCGGGCCGCAAAGCGATGGGCACCTTCGGCCTGGTGACTGTCACGATCGCCGCGGCGTTCTCCACTGGCTCTGCAATCAATTCCACCCTGTTCGCCACTGCGCGTCTTGCACGAACGGTGGCTCAGGCAAAGGAGTTGCCCAAGGTGCTGGCGCACTGCAACAACGCGGGCATTCCCAATCGGGCGGTGATTGCGCTCGGAACTGCGGCGGCCTCTCTTGCGGCCATCGGCACGCTTCAATCCCTCGTAGGCGCCGCCAGCCTAGCGTTCCTGTTCACGTTTGCGGTGGTTTGCGGGTTGGCGTTTCAACAACATGCAGGAACGCGCTGGGTGACAGGGAGTGGAGCACTCGCTTCAGCCGCAGCCACGGTTGCGCTTATCGTCCAGCTAGTCGAGACGGATCCTGCGGCGCTTGTTTTCCTGATCGGCCTCGCGCTGGTCACGATTTTTGGACGCCCAGTCATTCTGCGCCATTTGCCCGGAACCTAG
- the dauA gene encoding C4-dicarboxylic acid transporter DauA, whose protein sequence is MARTRYRTDKKPPSFKELPASALRAVIREGYSGVDLKADLLAGVVVGIVALPLAMALAIGVGVAPHYGLYTAIIAGFFVAALGGSRTQVTGPTAAFIVILSPLYAKFGMAGLLISGFMGGVILIVMGLFRLGGLIQYIPHPVTTGFTAGIATVIATLQIKDLLGLTLHRNPEHFLQKVAVMFEARGTFSIWEPLIGLMTLAILLYSPRIMTRVPAPLVALPAAAILSIVLDQLIPGFQVATIATRFHTNVGGHIFHGIPQLPPLPLIPWLMPSADGRAFALSFDTFRALLSGAFAVAMLGAIESLLSAVVADGMARTKHDPDSELISLGIGNLIVPFFGGIPATGAIARTATNIKAGARSPLAAMAHALTILAAVLALAPLLGYLPMTSLAALLLLVAWNMSEAKHFMHMLRVAPKSDVAVLLTCYGLTVGFDMVVGVTVGMVLAAFLFMRRMAEVTHTRLASSDHPDLPGPVPPGVIVYEISGPLFFGAAQKAMATLEIVAGQTKAVILLMDQVHAMDATGLVALESALQPLRTHKCLTILCGVREQPMTLIKKAYIEGREGVVLCASPKEALAVAAAHKSERPSAP, encoded by the coding sequence ATGGCGCGAACACGATACAGAACGGACAAAAAGCCGCCTTCTTTCAAGGAGTTGCCCGCCTCGGCGCTCCGCGCAGTCATTCGCGAGGGTTACTCTGGCGTCGATCTCAAAGCCGACCTTCTGGCAGGCGTGGTTGTCGGCATCGTGGCGTTACCGCTTGCGATGGCACTGGCAATCGGGGTTGGGGTCGCGCCCCATTACGGCCTGTACACTGCAATTATCGCTGGCTTTTTCGTCGCTGCCTTGGGCGGCTCTAGAACGCAGGTGACGGGTCCAACTGCCGCTTTCATCGTGATTCTCTCGCCGCTCTACGCCAAGTTCGGCATGGCAGGTCTGCTTATCTCTGGCTTCATGGGCGGCGTCATTCTCATTGTCATGGGCCTGTTTAGGCTGGGCGGTTTGATTCAATACATTCCGCATCCGGTGACAACCGGTTTTACTGCCGGCATCGCAACCGTCATCGCTACATTGCAGATCAAGGACCTCCTCGGTCTCACTCTGCATCGCAATCCTGAACATTTTCTCCAAAAAGTCGCCGTAATGTTTGAGGCTAGGGGAACATTTTCTATCTGGGAACCGCTCATCGGTCTGATGACACTCGCAATACTGCTTTATTCTCCGCGGATCATGACGCGCGTTCCGGCGCCGTTGGTTGCGCTACCCGCCGCAGCCATTCTTTCCATAGTGCTTGACCAGCTCATACCCGGATTTCAGGTGGCAACGATTGCGACACGCTTTCACACGAATGTCGGCGGACATATCTTTCACGGCATTCCTCAACTGCCTCCACTGCCGCTCATACCGTGGCTGATGCCGAGCGCAGACGGGCGGGCCTTTGCTCTCAGCTTCGATACTTTCCGCGCTCTGCTCTCCGGTGCCTTCGCGGTGGCAATGCTGGGGGCCATCGAATCGCTTTTGTCCGCTGTCGTCGCAGATGGCATGGCACGGACTAAACACGATCCGGATTCCGAGCTCATCTCGCTTGGCATCGGCAACCTGATCGTGCCGTTCTTTGGTGGGATACCAGCTACGGGGGCCATTGCGCGTACCGCAACGAACATAAAAGCCGGTGCGCGATCACCCCTTGCGGCAATGGCACACGCGTTGACGATTTTGGCTGCGGTGTTGGCGCTGGCGCCGTTGCTGGGATATCTGCCAATGACATCGCTCGCCGCGTTACTTTTGCTGGTCGCTTGGAACATGTCCGAGGCGAAGCATTTCATGCACATGCTTCGCGTGGCCCCAAAGAGCGACGTCGCAGTTTTGCTCACCTGTTATGGGCTTACTGTTGGTTTTGATATGGTGGTGGGCGTCACGGTGGGAATGGTCCTCGCTGCGTTCCTTTTCATGCGCAGGATGGCCGAAGTCACGCACACCCGATTAGCAAGCAGCGATCATCCCGACCTTCCCGGGCCGGTCCCTCCCGGCGTCATTGTATACGAGATATCCGGGCCTTTGTTCTTTGGCGCCGCGCAAAAAGCCATGGCCACGCTCGAAATCGTCGCAGGCCAAACCAAAGCCGTTATTCTATTAATGGACCAGGTTCACGCGATGGACGCAACGGGCCTGGTGGCTTTGGAGAGCGCCCTGCAGCCGCTGCGAACACATAAGTGCCTTACCATCCTGTGCGGCGTTCGTGAGCAACCGATGACGCTAATCAAAAAGGCTTACATTGAAGGTCGAGAGGGCGTCGTACTGTGCGCGAGTCCGAAAGAAGCGCTCGCCGTGGCAGCCGCACATAAAAGCGAGCGACCTTCGGCCCCCTAA
- a CDS encoding phosphodiester glycosidase family protein, which translates to MKRAQEIHHRRMATGVPGIKAARKMRDAPMRIAFALVVLAISGNVGPGARRALAEGRKGRIVEDRWSEPNQGVRHLMRITDTPCRIHALLIDLSVPGVRVLTTPYEQRWQTVSDFARTNHLAAAINGGFWGKMMRAWGVAAGGGQRWPTGEDDEEIGFFAVTRGGKAWISPPERVVEHVPLEQVGEAVSGMPELVRDRHVDHIALDSFPYARYRHPRSAVGVGKGGSLVILVVASGRQSHSRGLTLYEMAELLVELGAENAINLDGGGSSTVFIAEEGGVVNSPSGGRWIARLGLGAEEHNRKVYRTRTGEEGKEEAFVRGVEREVMNHIGVFAPIKGHPALPTAASSEKPVPSLIISTPRPPPISLGRFREVVFPVALGAGVILVLTSVGFGFLWYRRQRKSKRATRDIPRQSS; encoded by the coding sequence ATGAAGAGGGCCCAGGAGATCCACCATCGTCGCATGGCAACGGGTGTGCCCGGAATAAAGGCGGCGCGCAAGATGCGCGATGCGCCCATGCGCATCGCGTTCGCCTTGGTGGTACTGGCGATCTCGGGAAATGTTGGGCCTGGGGCAAGGCGTGCCCTCGCCGAGGGGCGCAAGGGGCGCATCGTCGAGGACCGCTGGTCAGAACCCAATCAAGGCGTAAGGCATTTGATGCGAATCACGGATACGCCGTGCCGAATCCATGCCCTACTCATTGACCTGTCGGTGCCGGGAGTCCGGGTGCTCACCACCCCTTATGAACAACGCTGGCAAACCGTCAGCGACTTCGCCCGCACGAACCATCTTGCAGCCGCAATCAATGGCGGTTTCTGGGGAAAGATGATGCGCGCTTGGGGCGTTGCGGCCGGCGGTGGGCAGCGTTGGCCAACCGGCGAAGATGACGAAGAAATAGGGTTTTTTGCGGTGACTCGCGGAGGCAAGGCATGGATCAGCCCCCCTGAACGGGTCGTTGAGCACGTACCGCTGGAACAAGTGGGCGAGGCCGTTTCCGGCATGCCCGAACTCGTCCGCGATCGGCATGTTGATCACATTGCACTCGACAGCTTTCCCTACGCCCGCTATCGCCATCCGAGAAGCGCCGTTGGCGTTGGTAAGGGTGGTTCGCTGGTCATATTGGTCGTGGCCAGCGGAAGGCAGTCGCATAGCCGTGGGCTCACCTTGTATGAGATGGCGGAGTTATTGGTAGAACTGGGTGCGGAAAACGCCATCAACTTGGACGGTGGCGGCTCAAGCACCGTATTTATCGCCGAGGAGGGCGGCGTCGTGAATTCGCCTAGCGGCGGACGTTGGATTGCGAGGCTCGGTCTCGGTGCCGAGGAGCACAATCGCAAGGTTTACCGAACACGTACGGGCGAAGAGGGTAAAGAAGAAGCGTTCGTACGGGGTGTCGAACGCGAAGTCATGAATCACATTGGGGTGTTTGCGCCAATCAAGGGCCATCCTGCGCTCCCAACAGCCGCGTCATCTGAGAAGCCGGTGCCCTCGTTAATTATTTCAACGCCAAGACCTCCGCCCATAAGTCTCGGGCGCTTTCGGGAAGTGGTGTTCCCCGTCGCCTTGGGCGCAGGCGTGATTCTCGTGCTGACTAGCGTAGGGTTTGGGTTCTTGTGGTACAGGCGCCAGCGTAAATCCAAAAGAGCGACGCGAGATATTCCAAGACAATCATCATGA
- a CDS encoding agmatine deiminase family protein, translating to MALDAPQPFFGEGTFRKPAEWEPHKAVWVAWPWDERDWQQDLPGAQNELIQLCSAILNLDESGRRRGELIAMLVRDEDDQHYIEAKLGPSAAHTRFHFIPSGDLWLRDTAPLFVKSQTGLEAAACFEFNGWGGKYLYPDDAHVARRIARASGVTRMDVPLVLEGGGLEFDGKGTCLTTRQCLLHPKRNPHRTQADIEDILQRALGVSKILWLEEGLLNDHTDGHIDNLARFVAEGTVLCMTPDPQGDPNRAVLLDIHNHLQSARDAAGRTLRVVTLPSPGFVARDDGSPYPASYLNFYIANSTVVVPAFGKPADREAQAVLATLFPSRRVISLGARSLLTGGGTFHCITQQQ from the coding sequence ATGGCCCTAGATGCACCGCAACCCTTCTTCGGCGAGGGCACCTTTCGCAAGCCAGCCGAATGGGAACCCCATAAGGCAGTATGGGTGGCATGGCCGTGGGATGAGCGCGATTGGCAACAGGATCTGCCGGGGGCTCAGAACGAGCTCATTCAACTCTGCAGCGCAATCTTAAACCTCGATGAAAGCGGCCGCCGCCGCGGCGAACTCATCGCTATGTTGGTGCGTGATGAAGACGACCAACATTATATAGAGGCTAAGCTCGGTCCTTCTGCAGCACATACGCGGTTTCACTTCATCCCGAGCGGGGACCTCTGGCTACGGGATACCGCGCCGTTGTTTGTAAAGAGCCAAACGGGGCTAGAAGCCGCCGCCTGTTTTGAGTTCAACGGGTGGGGCGGTAAGTATCTTTATCCCGACGATGCCCACGTTGCCAGACGAATTGCACGCGCAAGCGGCGTCACGCGCATGGACGTTCCTTTGGTGCTCGAAGGCGGCGGCCTCGAGTTTGACGGAAAAGGCACGTGCCTTACCACTAGGCAATGCCTGCTGCACCCGAAGCGCAATCCTCATCGTACCCAAGCCGACATAGAAGATATCCTTCAGCGGGCTTTGGGCGTGAGCAAAATCCTATGGCTTGAAGAAGGCCTTCTGAACGACCATACCGATGGTCATATCGATAATCTGGCGCGTTTTGTGGCCGAGGGCACGGTTCTGTGCATGACGCCCGATCCCCAGGGCGATCCCAATCGGGCGGTGCTTTTGGACATTCACAACCACCTGCAATCGGCCAGAGATGCAGCTGGCCGTACGCTGCGTGTCGTAACCCTCCCCTCGCCTGGCTTCGTGGCAAGGGACGACGGCAGTCCGTACCCCGCTAGCTACCTGAACTTCTACATCGCCAACTCGACGGTTGTTGTGCCGGCATTTGGTAAACCTGCCGATCGCGAAGCCCAAGCTGTGTTGGCTACGCTGTTCCCTTCACGGCGCGTCATCAGCCTTGGCGCCCGCTCTCTATTGACGGGAGGCGGCACGTTTCACTGCATCACCCAGCAACAATAG
- the aguB gene encoding N-carbamoylputrescine amidase yields the protein MHTAITQFSVSPDREANIEKATGFVREAAQSGAEIILLPELFSGPYFPRTEDAAFFSWAEAATQSPTLQHFSRLARELGVVLPISFFEKDGQLYYNSVAVLDADGTCLGVYRKSHIPDGPGYEEKFYFRPGKTGFKVWDTRFGAIGVGICWDQWFPECARIMTLLGADILLYPTAIGSEPTEPALDTSEPWRRAMLGHAVSNLIPIAAANRVGIEHDQTFYGRSFICDALGEIVAELDRTHEGIGYASFDAEEVRKTRASFGFFRDRRPDLYLEITKDH from the coding sequence ATGCACACAGCAATAACCCAGTTTTCTGTCAGCCCCGATCGCGAGGCCAACATCGAGAAAGCCACTGGATTTGTCAGGGAGGCGGCACAAAGTGGGGCCGAGATCATTCTCTTGCCTGAGCTTTTTTCAGGGCCGTACTTTCCCAGGACTGAAGATGCGGCATTTTTTTCCTGGGCTGAAGCTGCCACACAAAGCCCCACGCTCCAGCATTTCTCCCGCCTCGCACGCGAACTCGGCGTCGTACTGCCGATTTCGTTCTTCGAAAAAGATGGTCAGCTCTACTACAACAGCGTTGCTGTCCTTGATGCAGATGGCACGTGTTTGGGCGTCTATCGCAAGAGCCACATTCCCGATGGCCCCGGTTACGAAGAGAAGTTTTATTTCAGGCCGGGGAAAACCGGTTTTAAGGTGTGGGACACGCGTTTTGGAGCTATTGGCGTGGGGATTTGCTGGGATCAATGGTTTCCTGAGTGCGCCCGCATTATGACGCTCTTGGGCGCTGACATACTGCTTTATCCCACCGCGATCGGTTCCGAGCCGACGGAGCCCGCCCTCGATACCAGCGAGCCCTGGCGGCGCGCCATGCTTGGGCATGCTGTCTCAAACCTGATCCCCATCGCGGCCGCTAACCGCGTAGGTATCGAACACGATCAGACCTTTTACGGGCGTTCCTTTATTTGCGATGCCCTGGGGGAAATCGTGGCGGAACTTGACCGCACCCATGAGGGGATCGGTTATGCGAGCTTTGATGCCGAAGAAGTGCGCAAAACTCGTGCCTCTTTTGGGTTCTTTCGCGATAGGAGGCCGGATCTTTATCTGGAGATTACTAAAGATCACTAG
- the dnaA gene encoding chromosomal replication initiator protein DnaA has translation MMAMWDDAITDIRGRLSEENFETWLSPIECRKIEGDTLYLAIPNSFYAEWIGSHYLPLILDFLAQRQGGMNYAVEWIVDEKLQQAALTTSSQPVPRAVVSNQAPAKAKTPSGLSPKYAFENFVVGPSNQLAFAACMSAASKSGQHGNPLFIYGGVGLGKTHLVNAVGHRFLERQSAHRVRYLSAECFTNEFIWSLQNGKMDEFRHRYRSECDLLLMDDIQFLAGREQTQEEFFHTFNALYHLDRQIVVTSDVPPKQIPGMQERLISRFQWGLVADIQAPELDTRIAILRTKAEQENIPISNEVALFLAQTIHSNVRELEGTLLRLAVKAELLERTIDLEFAKEALRSVLPCADQATSVEDIQRAACEYFGIKLSDIKSHRRHRAVAIPRMIAMYLSRQRLGTSYPELGDRFGGKDHTTVMSAVRKIASIVDDDTIVREAVQTIERKLRL, from the coding sequence ATGATGGCCATGTGGGACGATGCGATCACCGACATCCGAGGTCGGCTCTCCGAAGAAAACTTCGAGACGTGGCTCAGTCCTATTGAATGTCGGAAAATCGAGGGAGACACTCTCTATCTAGCCATTCCGAACTCGTTTTATGCGGAATGGATTGGCAGCCATTACCTTCCCCTTATTTTGGATTTTCTTGCGCAGCGGCAAGGCGGCATGAACTATGCGGTGGAGTGGATTGTCGATGAGAAACTTCAACAGGCCGCTCTCACGACATCTTCGCAACCTGTTCCCCGCGCGGTAGTGTCCAACCAGGCTCCTGCTAAGGCCAAGACCCCCTCGGGGCTAAGTCCAAAATATGCCTTTGAGAACTTCGTGGTCGGGCCTTCGAACCAGCTCGCGTTTGCGGCGTGCATGTCTGCGGCGTCCAAGAGCGGTCAGCACGGGAATCCCCTCTTTATTTATGGCGGCGTCGGGCTGGGGAAGACGCATTTAGTCAATGCAGTAGGACATCGCTTCTTGGAACGTCAGTCAGCGCATCGTGTGCGCTACCTTTCAGCGGAGTGCTTCACCAATGAGTTCATCTGGTCGCTCCAAAACGGCAAAATGGATGAGTTTAGACATCGCTATCGGAGCGAATGTGACCTCCTGCTCATGGATGACATTCAATTTTTGGCAGGACGCGAACAGACACAGGAAGAATTCTTCCATACTTTCAATGCTTTGTATCACCTGGACCGTCAGATTGTTGTGACCAGCGATGTGCCGCCAAAGCAAATACCCGGCATGCAAGAGCGTCTTATCAGCCGATTTCAATGGGGATTGGTGGCCGATATTCAGGCACCAGAACTCGATACGCGCATCGCCATCCTACGCACAAAAGCCGAGCAGGAAAATATTCCGATAAGCAACGAGGTGGCTCTTTTCTTGGCCCAGACCATTCATAGTAACGTGCGAGAGCTTGAAGGCACCCTTTTACGCTTGGCAGTGAAAGCCGAGCTCCTCGAGCGCACCATCGATCTTGAGTTCGCCAAAGAGGCGCTCAGGTCCGTACTACCGTGTGCTGATCAGGCCACGAGCGTGGAAGACATTCAAAGAGCGGCATGCGAGTACTTCGGCATTAAGCTCTCCGATATCAAGTCTCATCGGCGGCATCGTGCTGTTGCCATCCCAAGGATGATAGCCATGTACCTATCGAGACAACGATTAGGCACCAGCTACCCTGAGCTGGGTGATCGGTTCGGCGGTAAGGACCACACAACGGTTATGAGCGCGGTCCGCAAGATCGCTTCCATCGTTGATGATGATACGATCGTGCGAGAGGCTGTGCAGACCATCGAACGTAAACTTCGGTTGTGA